In one window of Nakamurella alba DNA:
- a CDS encoding VIT1/CCC1 transporter family protein, whose amino-acid sequence MSTDTDPPGGHPGEPHHDTSRLNWLRAGVLGANDGIVSTAGLVVGVAGATADRGVIFTAGFAGLVAGAVSMALGEYVSVSSQRDSEKALLSLEKRELAEDPEAEFDELVGIYEAKGLRPATARQVAQELTAHDALAAHLDAELHLDPEELAKPWQAAGASALSFTVGALLPLVAILLPNGSWRVPVTAVAVLLALALTGVISARLGGARPRKAVIRVVIGGAVALVVTYAIGRLFGTAVS is encoded by the coding sequence GTGAGCACCGACACCGACCCGCCCGGCGGCCACCCCGGCGAACCGCACCACGACACCTCCCGGCTGAACTGGCTGCGTGCCGGTGTGCTCGGGGCGAACGACGGGATCGTTTCCACCGCCGGACTTGTCGTGGGCGTGGCCGGTGCGACGGCGGACCGCGGGGTCATCTTCACCGCGGGTTTCGCCGGACTGGTGGCCGGCGCGGTCTCGATGGCGCTGGGCGAGTACGTGTCGGTGAGCAGCCAGCGGGACTCGGAGAAGGCGCTGCTGTCGTTGGAGAAGCGGGAGCTGGCCGAGGATCCCGAGGCGGAGTTCGACGAGTTGGTCGGGATCTACGAGGCCAAGGGATTGCGGCCGGCGACGGCCCGACAGGTCGCACAGGAACTGACCGCGCACGACGCGCTGGCCGCCCACCTGGACGCCGAGCTGCACCTGGACCCGGAGGAACTGGCGAAACCCTGGCAGGCCGCCGGCGCGTCGGCGCTGTCGTTCACCGTGGGTGCGCTGCTGCCGCTGGTGGCGATCCTGCTGCCGAACGGGTCCTGGCGGGTTCCGGTGACGGCCGTCGCCGTCCTGCTGGCGCTGGCGCTCACCGGGGTGATCAGCGCGCGGCTGGGCGGCGCCCGACCGCGGAAGGCGGTGATCCGGGTGGTGATCGGCGGTGCCGTCGCGCTGGTCGTGACCTACGCCATCGGCCGGCTCTTCGGCACCGCCGTCTCCTGA
- a CDS encoding DUF1540 domain-containing protein, which produces MTAAVDMPKISECTVSGCSYNDHSSCHAFAVTIGGANGDAECATFIPLADKGGLPTVTGQVGACQRADCVHNESLECTAGTVKIGAGHDLADCLTYEKG; this is translated from the coding sequence ATGACCGCCGCCGTCGACATGCCGAAGATCTCCGAGTGCACCGTCTCCGGGTGCTCGTACAACGACCACTCGTCCTGCCACGCCTTCGCCGTCACCATCGGCGGGGCGAACGGTGACGCCGAGTGCGCCACCTTCATCCCGCTCGCCGACAAGGGCGGTCTGCCCACGGTGACCGGCCAGGTGGGCGCCTGTCAGCGCGCCGACTGCGTACACAACGAATCGCTCGAGTGCACCGCGGGCACGGTGAAGATCGGTGCCGGTCACGATCTCGCCGACTGTCTGACCTACGAGAAGGGCTGA
- a CDS encoding DNA topoisomerase IB encodes MARLRRSHPGQPGYGRRRRGRGWEYLDEHGTAITDPEIRHRLAALVIPPAWTDVWICRWPNGHLQAVGTDVAGRRQYRYHADWESGRHHQKFERVVGFGRRLPIARRAVTTHLHEDGMPREKALACAFRLLDRGHFRIGGEVYAESNGSFGLSTLRQEHVRREGKTLVFDYTAKSGLHRIERITDPDLLDVIGAMKLRRSGPDELLAYRDGRQWKHIGSADINAYLKDVLAPDISAKDFRTWHGTVLGAVALAQLTEDNPAGKQWSRRAVDRAVRQAVKAVSQRLGNTPAVCRASYIDPRVISAFEERRTVGSAVRRATRTLADTLPDVVDEESAGEVLSLVAGAPTVERAVLTLLRH; translated from the coding sequence GTGGCACGCTTGCGGCGCAGTCATCCCGGGCAGCCGGGCTACGGTCGCCGGCGGCGCGGGCGCGGCTGGGAGTACCTCGACGAGCACGGCACCGCCATCACGGACCCGGAGATCCGGCACCGGCTGGCCGCTCTGGTGATCCCACCGGCCTGGACCGACGTGTGGATCTGCCGGTGGCCGAACGGTCACCTGCAGGCGGTGGGCACCGATGTCGCGGGGCGCCGCCAGTACCGCTACCACGCCGACTGGGAATCCGGCCGGCACCACCAGAAGTTCGAGCGGGTCGTCGGTTTCGGCCGCCGGCTGCCGATCGCACGGCGTGCCGTGACCACCCACCTGCACGAGGACGGCATGCCGCGGGAGAAGGCACTCGCCTGCGCCTTCCGGCTGCTGGACCGCGGGCACTTCCGGATCGGCGGCGAGGTATACGCCGAGTCCAACGGCAGTTTCGGGCTGTCGACGCTGCGGCAGGAGCACGTGCGGCGCGAGGGGAAGACGCTGGTCTTCGACTACACCGCCAAGTCCGGCCTGCACCGGATCGAGCGGATCACCGACCCCGACCTGCTGGACGTGATCGGCGCGATGAAGCTGCGGCGCAGCGGCCCCGACGAACTGCTCGCCTACCGGGACGGCAGGCAGTGGAAGCACATCGGCAGTGCCGACATCAACGCCTATCTGAAGGACGTGCTGGCGCCGGACATCTCGGCCAAGGACTTCCGCACCTGGCACGGCACCGTGCTCGGTGCGGTCGCCCTGGCCCAGCTCACCGAGGACAACCCCGCCGGGAAGCAGTGGTCCCGCCGTGCGGTCGACCGGGCGGTCCGGCAGGCGGTGAAGGCGGTCTCGCAGCGGCTGGGCAACACCCCGGCGGTCTGCCGGGCCTCCTACATCGACCCGCGGGTGATCTCGGCGTTCGAGGAGCGGCGCACCGTCGGCTCCGCAGTCCGCCGGGCCACCCGCACCCTCGCCGACACGTTGCCCGACGTGGTCGACGAGGAATCGGCCGGCGAGGTGCTGTCGTTGGTCGCCGGGGCGCCGACGGTGGAGCGGGCGGTGCTGACGCTGCTCCGCCACTGA
- a CDS encoding VOC family protein translates to MTDTEHLTGTERIGTWPALIYADAEAALTYLVEVVGFTESMVVRGDGDRPIMHAELRWPGGGGVMFGSTERGNDWTGRSRVGDSSLYLVIDDPAVVAERVLAAGWQVVRPLQETDYGSKEFGFLDPEGNAFSIGTYAGAHATG, encoded by the coding sequence ATGACAGACACGGAGCACCTGACCGGCACGGAACGCATCGGCACCTGGCCCGCCCTCATCTACGCCGACGCGGAGGCGGCCCTGACCTACCTGGTGGAGGTCGTCGGCTTCACCGAGTCCATGGTGGTCCGCGGCGACGGTGACCGGCCGATCATGCATGCAGAGTTGCGCTGGCCGGGCGGGGGTGGGGTGATGTTCGGCTCCACCGAGCGCGGCAACGACTGGACCGGCCGGTCCCGGGTGGGCGACAGCAGCCTGTACCTGGTCATCGACGACCCGGCGGTGGTGGCCGAGCGGGTGCTCGCCGCAGGCTGGCAGGTGGTGCGGCCGCTGCAGGAGACCGACTACGGCAGCAAGGAGTTCGGCTTCCTGGACCCTGAGGGCAACGCCTTCAGCATCGGCACCTACGCCGGGGCCCACGCCACGGGGTGA
- a CDS encoding helix-turn-helix domain-containing protein — protein sequence MEELPSRSRRLDLTGIPPGAVRRALVWSSSASGIVHRGLPSPWITVVVPFGETVVPVGIPDTGGHRVQEFRTLVGGLHDRSVLLPQDRPQAGLQLDLHPLAARALLGLPAGEIHGRVLALTDLDWPELAPELIAGLPADVVRDQILAGVRARLVAAQAPSPELTEAFRLVVAGHGRLRMPQVADLVGWSRRRLTERMRFETGLGAKELSRIARFTAAVADARTGRALADIAHRRGYADQAHLSRDWRDLAGCSPREWLGAEAPLFSSRPEPVDGSRLTA from the coding sequence GTGGAGGAACTCCCGAGCCGCAGCCGCCGGCTGGACCTCACCGGGATCCCGCCCGGTGCGGTGCGGCGGGCGCTGGTCTGGTCGTCGAGCGCCTCCGGCATCGTGCACCGCGGATTGCCCTCGCCATGGATCACCGTGGTCGTCCCGTTCGGCGAGACCGTGGTCCCGGTCGGCATTCCCGACACCGGCGGGCACCGGGTGCAGGAATTCCGGACCCTCGTGGGCGGGCTGCACGACCGGTCGGTGCTGCTCCCCCAGGACCGTCCGCAGGCCGGACTGCAGCTCGACCTGCACCCGTTGGCCGCGCGCGCCCTGCTCGGCCTACCGGCCGGCGAGATCCACGGCAGGGTCCTCGCTCTCACCGATCTCGACTGGCCGGAGCTGGCCCCGGAGCTGATCGCCGGCCTACCGGCGGACGTGGTCCGCGATCAGATACTGGCCGGTGTCCGCGCCAGACTCGTTGCCGCGCAGGCCCCGTCACCGGAATTGACCGAGGCGTTCCGGTTGGTGGTGGCCGGACACGGCCGGCTCCGCATGCCGCAGGTGGCGGACCTCGTGGGGTGGTCCCGGCGCCGGCTCACCGAACGCATGCGGTTCGAGACCGGGCTCGGTGCGAAGGAGCTGTCCCGGATCGCCCGGTTCACCGCCGCAGTGGCCGATGCGCGGACCGGTCGTGCGCTGGCCGACATCGCCCACCGGCGTGGGTACGCGGACCAGGCTCACCTGTCGCGCGACTGGCGGGACCTGGCCGGCTGCTCGCCGCGGGAGTGGCTCGGCGCGGAGGCGCCGCTGTTTTCTTCAAGACCTGAGCCGGTCGACGGGTCCAGACTGACGGCATGA
- the nhaA gene encoding Na+/H+ antiporter NhaA, whose protein sequence is MRRALTPFTLLGRGSWPEASRIAGLLRRETVGGVLLLIGTVVALVWVNSPWGDAYTGLGQVRVGPAALHLDLTLAQWAADGLLAIFFFVAGLELKREFVAGDLRDPRRAAVPVAAAVGGMAVPALLFVLFNLNSGDGALGGWAIPTATDIAFALAVLAVISTSLPTSLRTFLLTLAVVDDLLAIVIIACFYTSSLQPLWLALALVPLALFGFLVQRRVRSWYLLLPLAVLTWAFMHASGVHATVAGVLLAFTVPVVRSEAAGGPEAGPGLAEHFEHRIRPLSAGFAVPVFAFFAAGVAFGGWSGLTDSLGDTVALGIVVGLVAGKTIGVLAGTAIASKVLGIRMADGMSWWDLLGLAMLAGIGFTVSLLIGELAFGAGTVRDDHVKVGVLVGSLIAALLATVLLRIRDRHYRRICAEEQVDEDHDGIPDVYQRDGSRAGSQGSTGGQ, encoded by the coding sequence GTGCGCCGTGCGCTCACCCCTTTCACCCTGCTCGGCCGGGGTAGTTGGCCGGAGGCCAGCCGGATCGCCGGATTGCTCCGCAGGGAGACGGTCGGCGGTGTGCTGCTGCTGATCGGCACGGTCGTGGCGCTGGTCTGGGTGAACTCGCCGTGGGGCGATGCCTACACCGGGCTCGGGCAGGTGAGGGTCGGGCCGGCCGCGCTGCACCTGGACCTCACGCTGGCCCAATGGGCCGCCGACGGACTGCTGGCGATCTTCTTCTTCGTCGCCGGACTGGAACTCAAGCGCGAATTCGTCGCAGGCGACCTGCGCGACCCGCGCCGTGCGGCCGTCCCGGTGGCGGCCGCGGTCGGCGGGATGGCCGTCCCGGCACTGCTGTTCGTGCTGTTCAACCTCAATTCCGGCGACGGCGCCCTGGGTGGCTGGGCCATCCCGACGGCCACCGACATCGCCTTCGCCCTGGCTGTTCTCGCTGTCATCTCGACCTCGCTGCCGACCTCGCTGCGGACCTTCCTGCTGACCCTGGCGGTGGTCGACGACCTGCTGGCGATCGTGATCATCGCCTGCTTCTACACCAGCTCGCTGCAGCCGCTCTGGCTCGCGCTCGCGCTGGTGCCGCTCGCGCTGTTCGGTTTCCTGGTCCAGCGCCGGGTGCGCTCCTGGTACCTGCTGCTGCCGCTCGCCGTGCTCACCTGGGCGTTCATGCACGCCTCCGGGGTGCACGCCACCGTGGCCGGGGTGCTGCTGGCCTTCACCGTGCCGGTGGTGCGCAGTGAGGCGGCCGGCGGGCCGGAGGCCGGGCCGGGTCTGGCCGAGCACTTCGAGCACCGGATCCGGCCGCTGTCCGCCGGGTTCGCCGTGCCGGTGTTCGCCTTCTTCGCCGCCGGAGTCGCCTTCGGCGGCTGGTCCGGGCTCACCGACTCGCTGGGCGACACCGTCGCGCTGGGCATCGTCGTCGGCCTGGTGGCCGGCAAGACGATCGGCGTGCTGGCCGGCACCGCGATCGCCTCGAAGGTCCTCGGCATCCGGATGGCCGACGGGATGAGCTGGTGGGACCTGCTCGGCCTGGCGATGCTGGCCGGGATCGGGTTCACCGTGTCGCTGCTGATCGGTGAGCTGGCGTTCGGGGCCGGGACGGTCCGTGACGACCACGTCAAGGTCGGGGTGCTGGTCGGCTCGCTGATCGCCGCCCTGCTGGCCACCGTGCTGCTGCGCATCCGGGACCGGCACTACCGGCGGATCTGCGCCGAGGAGCAGGTGGACGAAGACCACGACGGCATCCCGGATGTCTACCAGCGCGACGGGTCCCGGGCCGGCAGTCAGGGGAGCACCGGCGGGCAGTAG
- the ddaH gene encoding dimethylargininase: MSSAPSALVRRPSPHLADGLITHITRTPVDTAAALVQWQGYVDALTGAGWSTVEVAAAPEFADSAFVEDTVVMVGEVAVLTRPGAPERAGEPDATADTLAALGHPVRRMASGRLDGGDVLKVGDVVYVGRGGRTDAAGVAEFRRLVEPLGRRVVAVPISKVLHLKSAVTALPDGTIVGYPPLVDDPAFFPHFRPVPEEAGAHVVDLGGGRLLVAASAPRSAELLADLGYTPVPVDIQEFEKLEGCVTCLSVRLRVPPAGVAEAGTVPATQDRTTQ; the protein is encoded by the coding sequence ATGTCCAGCGCACCCTCGGCGCTCGTCCGGCGGCCCTCGCCGCACCTCGCGGACGGGCTGATCACCCACATCACCCGCACCCCGGTGGACACGGCCGCCGCCCTGGTCCAGTGGCAGGGCTACGTGGACGCGCTCACCGGTGCCGGCTGGAGCACCGTCGAGGTGGCCGCGGCCCCGGAGTTCGCCGACTCGGCGTTCGTCGAGGACACCGTGGTGATGGTCGGTGAGGTCGCGGTGCTCACCAGGCCCGGCGCACCGGAGCGGGCCGGCGAGCCCGACGCCACCGCGGACACCCTGGCCGCACTCGGACATCCGGTGCGGCGGATGGCCTCCGGCCGGCTCGACGGCGGCGACGTGCTCAAGGTCGGCGACGTGGTCTACGTCGGCCGCGGCGGCCGCACCGATGCGGCCGGCGTCGCCGAGTTCCGCCGACTGGTCGAACCGCTGGGCCGGCGGGTCGTCGCCGTCCCGATCAGCAAGGTGCTGCACCTGAAGTCGGCGGTCACCGCGCTGCCCGACGGCACGATCGTCGGCTACCCGCCGCTGGTCGACGACCCGGCGTTCTTCCCGCATTTCCGGCCGGTGCCCGAGGAGGCCGGTGCCCACGTCGTCGATCTCGGCGGCGGGCGCCTGCTCGTCGCCGCATCGGCGCCCCGATCGGCGGAGCTGCTGGCCGATCTGGGCTACACACCGGTCCCGGTGGACATCCAGGAGTTCGAGAAGCTCGAGGGCTGCGTGACCTGCCTCTCCGTCCGGCTGCGGGTGCCGCCGGCCGGGGTCGCGGAGGCCGGCACGGTCCCGGCGACACAGGACAGGACGACGCAGTGA
- the dhaK gene encoding dihydroxyacetone kinase subunit DhaK produces the protein MKKIINDPTDVVTESLAGFGAAHSDIVRVVDDPLYVVRVDAPVAGKVGLVSGGGSGHEPLHAGYVGAGMLDAAVPGAMFTSPTPDPIVAATRAVDSGAGVLHIVKNYTGDVLNFEMAAELAGAEGTRVTTVVVDDDVAVQDSTWTAGRRGVGGTVLLEKIVGAAAERGDDLDAVTALASKVNAQVRSMGLALSACTVPHAGEPSFVLGDDEIELGVGIHGEPGRERRKIAKADVLVGLLLDPIVADLPFSSGDRVLLFVNGMGGTPLSELYLAYNTARNSLQDKGITVERSLVGNYITALEMQGMSLTVLKLDDEMIELWDAPVRTAALRKGV, from the coding sequence GTGAAGAAGATCATCAACGACCCCACCGACGTGGTCACCGAGTCGCTCGCCGGGTTCGGCGCCGCGCACTCCGACATCGTGCGGGTGGTGGACGACCCGCTGTACGTGGTGCGGGTGGACGCCCCGGTCGCCGGGAAGGTCGGCCTGGTGTCCGGCGGCGGCAGCGGGCACGAGCCGCTGCACGCGGGCTATGTCGGCGCCGGGATGCTGGACGCGGCGGTGCCGGGGGCCATGTTCACCTCGCCGACCCCGGACCCCATCGTGGCGGCGACCCGGGCCGTCGATTCCGGCGCCGGCGTGCTGCACATCGTGAAGAACTACACCGGCGACGTGCTCAACTTCGAGATGGCCGCCGAGCTGGCCGGTGCCGAGGGCACCCGGGTGACCACGGTGGTGGTGGACGACGACGTCGCGGTGCAGGACTCGACCTGGACGGCCGGCCGGCGGGGCGTCGGTGGCACGGTGCTGCTGGAGAAGATCGTCGGCGCGGCCGCCGAGCGCGGTGACGACCTGGACGCGGTCACGGCGCTGGCGTCGAAGGTCAACGCGCAGGTGCGGTCGATGGGCCTGGCGCTGTCGGCCTGCACCGTGCCGCACGCCGGTGAACCGTCCTTTGTCCTGGGCGACGACGAGATCGAGCTCGGGGTGGGCATCCACGGCGAGCCGGGCCGCGAGCGGCGGAAGATCGCCAAGGCCGATGTGCTGGTCGGCCTGCTGCTCGACCCGATCGTGGCCGACCTGCCGTTCTCCTCCGGTGACCGGGTGCTGCTGTTCGTCAACGGCATGGGCGGCACCCCATTGTCCGAGCTGTACCTGGCCTACAACACGGCGCGGAACAGCCTGCAGGACAAGGGGATCACCGTCGAGCGGTCCCTGGTCGGCAACTACATCACCGCGCTGGAGATGCAGGGGATGTCGCTGACCGTGCTGAAGTTGGACGACGAGATGATCGAGCTGTGGGACGCGCCCGTGCGGACCGCGGCACTGCGAAAGGGCGTGTGA
- the dhaL gene encoding dihydroxyacetone kinase subunit DhaL yields MAVDTASVVRAVQAMAATTAGHKAELTRLDREIGDGDHGENLARGFHAVLAKLAGTEPATPGAVLQLVATTLISTVGGASGPLLGTAFLRAGSSLGGATEIDGPMVATALEAARDGVVARGKAEPGDKTMVDALAPAAAAARAAADGGADLVGVLAAASEAATAGAAATSPLQARKGRASYLGERSVGHVDPGARSTAFLLESLARRAAERAAATDQDHDQDPAG; encoded by the coding sequence GTGGCGGTCGACACCGCATCGGTGGTCAGGGCGGTCCAGGCGATGGCGGCGACCACCGCCGGGCACAAGGCCGAGCTGACCCGGCTGGACCGGGAGATCGGCGACGGCGACCACGGCGAGAACCTGGCCCGCGGTTTCCACGCGGTGCTGGCGAAGCTGGCCGGCACCGAGCCGGCCACGCCCGGTGCGGTGCTGCAACTCGTGGCGACCACGCTGATCTCGACCGTGGGTGGTGCGTCCGGACCGCTGCTCGGCACCGCGTTCCTGCGGGCCGGTTCCTCGCTCGGCGGCGCCACCGAGATCGACGGGCCGATGGTGGCGACCGCGCTGGAGGCCGCCCGCGACGGCGTGGTCGCCCGCGGCAAGGCCGAACCGGGCGACAAGACGATGGTGGACGCGCTGGCGCCGGCCGCCGCCGCCGCCCGGGCCGCGGCCGACGGCGGTGCCGACCTGGTCGGGGTGCTGGCCGCCGCTTCCGAGGCGGCGACCGCCGGCGCCGCGGCCACCTCACCGCTGCAGGCCCGCAAGGGCCGGGCGTCGTACCTGGGGGAGCGGTCGGTCGGCCACGTGGATCCCGGGGCCCGGAGCACCGCGTTCCTGCTGGAGTCGCTGGCCCGCCGCGCCGCGGAGCGGGCGGCCGCGACCGACCAGGACCACGACCAGGATCCGGCCGGCTGA
- the dhaM gene encoding dihydroxyacetone kinase phosphoryl donor subunit DhaM, which produces MSVGLIVVSHSRALAEGTAALARQMAPSVTIAEAGGTEDGSIGTSFDAIMAAIATADSGDGAVLLYDLGSALLTAETALEFSDPEAAERIRIVDAPLVEGAVAAAVAAESGAGLDGVAEAAGRSGGSWATVEPAQVAVGDGPQAGRSVLVVNPLGLHARPVAALVRALDGWDAVVTVARPGGTPVDLHAVLRVVALALRGGETVDLAATGPDAVPVLDVLAGLITGGFGEVGTGVRLVPSSMGAAPARLGAAPANRPAVAARIDDGVLTAVPGSPGLAVGRLVRLDRAPVQVTGAAGRGTDADAAAEAITLLAAAIAAAGRKLAAGNQFQVAHAALLADPELSAAAGRRITEDHLDAAAAWWSVIAARAEELAADPDELVASRGADVREAGAAVLTELGLDVDRIPASLDGAIIVADDLGPGEVPVLVERGAAGVVLARSSITAHAVIVARGLGLPMVLRAGDLLARRPAGTVLVLDGAVGTVQVDPSAEVADAARARITALADERAALTALAAAPVVLPDGREIAVVANVGSLADARAAVANGADGVGLLRTELLLLDRDTFPDEDTHCADVRAILEVLGDRPVVVRLLDAGGDKPVTALALDPVQHGFLGVRGLRYLLAHPDLLQLQLRAVLRASVGHRVSVMAPMVSVAAEVHALRAAVDRAVASLDAEGVAFAAPEQVGVMIEVPAAALAADEICAVADFVSVGSNDLTGYLMAADRTNPEVADLLDPHGTALQRLLDQLCAQANAAGTPIAVCGEIAGMVDQVPGLVARGVHELSVAPARIPEVKQVLRALPV; this is translated from the coding sequence ATGTCCGTCGGCCTGATCGTCGTCTCGCACAGCCGGGCGCTGGCGGAGGGCACGGCCGCACTGGCCCGGCAGATGGCGCCGTCGGTGACCATCGCCGAGGCCGGCGGCACGGAGGACGGGTCGATCGGCACGTCCTTCGACGCGATCATGGCGGCCATCGCGACCGCCGACTCCGGCGACGGTGCGGTGCTGCTCTACGACCTGGGCAGTGCCCTGCTCACCGCCGAGACCGCACTGGAGTTCAGCGATCCCGAGGCCGCGGAGCGTATCCGGATCGTGGACGCGCCGTTGGTGGAGGGGGCCGTGGCGGCGGCGGTGGCGGCGGAGTCGGGGGCCGGGCTGGACGGGGTCGCCGAGGCGGCCGGGCGGTCCGGCGGTTCCTGGGCGACCGTGGAGCCGGCGCAGGTCGCGGTGGGCGACGGCCCGCAGGCCGGACGGTCGGTGCTGGTGGTCAACCCGCTCGGCCTGCACGCCCGGCCGGTGGCCGCACTGGTGCGGGCGCTGGACGGCTGGGACGCGGTGGTCACCGTGGCGCGGCCCGGCGGCACCCCGGTGGACCTGCACGCGGTGCTGCGGGTGGTGGCGCTGGCCCTGCGCGGCGGGGAGACGGTCGACCTGGCCGCCACCGGTCCGGACGCGGTCCCGGTGCTGGACGTGCTGGCCGGGCTGATCACCGGCGGATTCGGCGAGGTCGGCACCGGGGTGCGGCTGGTGCCGTCGTCGATGGGCGCGGCGCCGGCCCGGCTGGGTGCGGCGCCGGCCAACCGGCCCGCGGTCGCCGCCCGGATCGACGACGGGGTGCTCACCGCGGTCCCCGGCTCGCCGGGGCTGGCCGTCGGCCGGCTCGTCCGGCTGGACCGGGCGCCGGTGCAGGTGACCGGTGCCGCCGGTCGCGGCACCGATGCGGACGCCGCGGCCGAGGCGATCACGCTGCTGGCCGCTGCGATCGCCGCGGCCGGCCGGAAACTGGCCGCCGGCAACCAGTTCCAGGTCGCGCACGCCGCATTGCTGGCCGACCCGGAGTTGTCCGCCGCGGCCGGCCGCCGGATCACCGAGGACCACCTGGACGCCGCGGCGGCCTGGTGGTCGGTGATCGCGGCGCGGGCGGAGGAACTCGCCGCCGACCCGGACGAACTGGTCGCCTCCCGCGGCGCCGATGTCCGGGAGGCCGGCGCCGCCGTGCTCACCGAGCTCGGCCTGGACGTCGACCGCATCCCGGCGAGCCTGGACGGGGCGATCATCGTCGCCGACGACCTCGGGCCGGGCGAGGTGCCGGTGCTGGTGGAACGCGGCGCGGCCGGTGTGGTGCTGGCCCGCAGCTCGATCACCGCGCACGCGGTGATCGTCGCCCGCGGGCTGGGCCTGCCGATGGTGCTGCGGGCCGGCGACCTGCTGGCCCGTCGACCGGCCGGCACGGTGCTGGTGCTGGACGGCGCCGTCGGCACCGTCCAGGTGGATCCGTCGGCGGAGGTGGCCGATGCGGCCCGGGCCCGGATCACCGCGCTGGCCGACGAACGCGCCGCGCTCACCGCACTGGCGGCGGCACCGGTGGTGCTGCCGGACGGCCGGGAGATCGCCGTGGTGGCCAACGTCGGGTCGCTGGCCGACGCCCGGGCCGCGGTGGCGAACGGCGCCGACGGGGTGGGCCTGCTGCGCACCGAGCTGCTGCTGCTGGACCGGGACACCTTCCCGGACGAGGACACCCACTGCGCCGATGTGCGGGCGATCCTCGAGGTGCTCGGCGACCGGCCGGTGGTGGTCCGGCTGCTCGACGCCGGCGGCGACAAGCCGGTCACCGCACTGGCTCTCGATCCGGTGCAGCACGGCTTCCTGGGTGTCCGCGGGCTGCGGTACCTGCTCGCCCACCCGGATCTGCTGCAGTTGCAGCTGCGCGCCGTGCTGCGTGCGTCGGTCGGGCACCGGGTGTCGGTGATGGCGCCGATGGTGTCGGTGGCCGCGGAGGTGCACGCGCTGCGGGCCGCGGTGGACCGGGCGGTGGCGTCGCTCGATGCCGAGGGCGTCGCGTTCGCCGCGCCGGAGCAGGTCGGGGTGATGATCGAGGTGCCGGCGGCGGCGCTGGCGGCCGACGAGATCTGCGCGGTGGCCGATTTCGTCTCCGTGGGCTCCAACGATCTCACCGGCTACCTGATGGCCGCCGACCGCACCAACCCGGAGGTCGCCGACCTGCTGGACCCGCACGGCACCGCCCTGCAGCGGCTGCTGGACCAGCTCTGCGCGCAGGCGAACGCCGCCGGCACGCCGATCGCCGTCTGCGGCGAGATCGCCGGGATGGTGGACCAGGTACCGGGTCTGGTGGCCCGTGGGGTGCACGAGCTGTCGGTCGCGCCGGCCCGGATCCCGGAGGTCAAGCAGGTGCTGCGGGCCCTGCCGGTCTGA